The sequence ACCAATTGCGTTGTGCCGCAATGATAGGCGGATACTCGCGCACCGCCGAGGCGCAGGCGATGGTACGCAGCCGGTGGGCACACGACCTGGTCGCGGCGCGACCAGTGGTGCGGTCGCGGGCGCCGCGGGTGATCGCGCTGGAGGACAGCGGTTTCGCCCAGGAGCGCGATCCGGCCGCACACACGGCGCGGTTGCCGTCGATGGCACTGCACGCGGCGCGCACGGCGCTACAGGCAGGCCGCCCCGTGCTGGTTCAAGTGCCACGCCGGGGCTACGTACCCGCGCTGGCCTGCGGTCGCTGTCGGACCATCGCCCGCTGCAGGCACTGCACGGGCCCACTGTCACTACCGGATCGAGACGCCTCGGGCGCGCTCTGCCGGTGGTGTGGACGCGAGCAGGCCGCGCTGCGCTGCGCCCGCTGCGGATCCGATGCCGTGCGTGCCGTCGTCGTCGGCGCGCGCCGCACCGCAGAGGAGCTCGGCAGGGCCTTCCCCGGCACCGCGGTGGTCACCTCCGGGGGCGACGGCATGGTGTCGGCCGTCACCGCCGATCCCGCTCTGGTCGTCGCCACCCCGGGCGCCGAACCGGTGGCTGAGGGAGGCTACGGCGCCGCGCTGCTCCTCGACGCCTGGGCGCTGCTGGGCAGGCAGGATCTGCGGGCCGCCGAGGACACGCTGCGCCGCTGGATGGCCGCCTCGACGTTGGTCCGCAGTCACGACGCCGGCGGCGTGGTCGCCGTGGTGGCCGAATCGACGGTTTCGACGGTGCAGGCGCTGATCCGTTGGGACCCGGTCGGGCACGCAGATGCCGAGCTCGACGCGCGAGACGAAGTCGGATTGCCGCCCAGTGCCCACATGGCGGCCGTCGACGGCGCCCTGGAAGGCGTGGACGCGCTGCTCCAGACGGCCGAGCTTCCCGACTCCGCCGAACTCCTCGGACCTGTGAACCTGCCGTCGGGAGCCCGCAGACCGCCAGGCGTGCCCGCCTCGGGCGCGGTGAACCGGATGCTGGTCCGGGTGCCCCGGGCCGAGGGGCTCGAGCTGGCGGCGGCGCTTCGGCGGGCCACCGGCGTGCTCAGCGCGAGGCACGATCAACAGCCCGTTCGGGTGCAAATCGACCCGTTGCACATAGGGTAGTTCGAGAATCCGGCTTCGGAGCTCGGCAGGAGGTGGCATGCGGCGGGTAATCGGGTGGTCGATCCCGTTGATGCTCATTGCCTTTGGGCTTCTCTGGCCGCTGGTGTTCAAGGGCGGTGGCGAATCGCCACCGGTCGGTGACCCGGTGGTGTTCAGCAATTTCAAGGCTGACTTCCGCGTGAACGCCGACGGCAGCGTCGACGCGGTGGAAACCATCACCGCCGAATTCCCCTTCGACCGTCACGGCCTCTTCTGGCTGTGGCCCACCAGCAACCGCAACGACCCATATGTGCGACAGGTCCCCGAGATCACCTCGGTGATGCTCGACGGCGACCCGGCGCCGTATCGCATGCTGTGGACCGAGGGAAAGCGGTTTCGGGTGGCCAAGGTCGGCGACCCCGACAAGTATCTGAGCTTCGGTAGGCACGTATTCGAGATCCGTTACTCGATTCCCCATGCGCTCGAACCGGGTTCGATCGGGGCTGACTTGGCGTTCGCCGAGTCCACCGGCGACACCAAGCCCGCGCAGTCGGTGTTCTACTGGAATGTGATCGGCGGGTTGTGGAACAACCGCATCCAACAGGCCGAGGTCTCCGTGACGATGCCCGCCGATGTCACCGGTGCACAGTGTTCGGTCGGCAACGGCGTCGGTGAACCCTGCCGCGGCCTGGCCGTCGAGGGCAACACCGTCAAGCTGTCCGCGAGCTACCTGGGCCCGCACACGCCGGTGACCCTTCGGGCCGGTGTCGACGTGCCGACACCGCCGAGCGAGAAACTGTTGTGGCCCTACACCTGGGATCGCGTCCTCGGCCAGTCGGTGAGCGATATGGCCTGGATCCTGAGTCTGACTGTGGCGTTCGCGCTCGGCGGCTTCCTCTGGTATCGCACGACAGTCGAACCGTCACCGGGCTTTCCGCTGCAGTACGCACCGCCGGCGGGACTCGGTCCGGTACAGACCGAGTACATCCGGACGGAGGCCGTCCCCAAGAACGCCCTCACCGCGACACTCTTCTATCTCGCCGAGCGCAAGCTGATCTCGCTGCAGCAGATCAACGACGAACACTGGCGGATCCGCGGGCTGGCCGAGAAAATCGAATGGGAACGGCTGGACCCGGTCAGTCGCAAGGTGGGTCTTGCGCTACGGGTCTGCAGACCCGGCGACGAGTTCGAGGCCAAGAAGACCGTCAAATCCGGTGAGAAGCTCAACAAGGCCAAGACCGATATCGCCAAGGCCGTCCAGAAGTGGGCCTTCGACAGCGGTCTGATGGTCAAACACAGGAAAGAACTGTGGGTGCGCACGGCCAACGTGGTGGCGCTGCTGGCGACGGTGTGTTGCTTCCTCCTGTGGTTCGGCATCCCGATCACGGCGATCGGCCTGCCGTTCGCGGCCTTCTTCTTGTTCACCGCCCGGTCATGGACCGACGGCGTCGGAACGCGCCGCACCGCCGCAGGCCGCGAACTCTGGTCGCAGGCAGGCGGATTCCACCGGATGCTGGCCACCGACTCGGCCGAGTCACGGTTCGACTTCTCCGCACGCAAAGACCTCTACACCGCCTATGTGCCGTTCGCGATAGCGGCGGGCGCAGCGGCAATGTGGGCCAAGAAATACGAGACGACAGTGGGTTCGCCCGCGCCGCAGCCCGACTGGTACAACTCGTCGTCGTCGACATCGACGGCCTGGGGGTTCGCCGGCGGGTCCTCAGGAGGAGGGTTCGACAGCTTCGACTCGGCGCTGTCCTCGTCGATCGGCGCCTACACCGCTTCGCAGTCTGCGTCCTCGTCCGGCGGCGGCAGCAGTAGCGGTGGTGGTTCCAGCAGCGGCGGCGGTGGCGGTGGCGGAGGCGGAGGAGGTGGCGGATCGTGGTGAGGCTTCTCCTGATCATCGTGCTCGTGTTGGCGGTGCTGGTGCTCATCGGCTTTGTGCTGGGCTACAACAAGATTCGTAGTGCCGACGTCCGGGTCGACGAAGCGCTCTCGGGCATCGACGTCGAGTTGACGCGGCGCGCCTCCTTGATTCCGAGCCTGGTGCACACGGTGCAGACGTTCGCCGCCCATGAGAAGGGCATCCTCGACCACGTCACCGATGCCAAAGCCGCGCTCACCTCGGCGGCATCGGGACCATCCGTCGCGCAGCGCAGTGCCGCAGAACAAGAATTCGACTCCGCGCTTGCGCCGGTGCTGGCTCTCGGCCGGAGCTATCCGCAGTTGAACTCGTCGAGCAACTTCCTGAATCTGCAGGACAACCTCGCCGACACCGAGGGCAAGCTGGCCTTTGCGCGCCAGTACTACAACGACGCGACCGCCACGCTGAACCGGCTTCTCACCACCATTCCGTGGATGTTCGTCGCTCCGATTTCCGGTGTGGCCGAACGCGAGTACTACCAGACGCCGCGGTAGTGATGCGCATCGTCTTCGCGGGTACTCCCGAGCCTGCGCTGCCGTCACTGCGCCGGCTGGTCGACTCATCGACCCACGACGTCGTCGCGGTGCTCACCCGTCCGGATGCCGTTGCCGGTCGCCGGGGTACGCCGTCGCCCTCGCCCGTCGCGCGACTGGCGCTCGAGAGCGGCATCCCGGTCCTGCGGCCGGCCCGGCCCAACTCCGACGAGTTCGTCTCGGAGCTGGCGGAATTGGCGCCCGACGCGTGTGCGGTCGTGGCGTACGGCGCACTGCTCCGCGACGGCCTTCTCGCCGTGCCCACGCACGGCTGGATCAACCTCCACTTCTCTCTGCTGCCTGCGTGGCGGGGCGCGGCACCGGTCCAGGCGGCGATCGCGGCGGGCGATGCGGTAACCGGTGCGACCACGTTCCAGATCGAACTCGCACTGGACTCCGGGCCCGTGTACGGCGTGGTCACCGAGACGATCCGACCCACCGACACCGCCGCGGATCTGCTTGGCAGGCTGTCGGTCTCGGGTGCCGCGCTGCTGGAGACGACGCTGGACGGCATCGCGGACGGCCGGCTTTCGCCGGTACCACAGCCGGCCGAGGGCATCACCATCGCGCCGAAGGTCACCGTCGAGGACGCCCGGGTGCGCTGGGACCTGCCCGCCCACGTCGTCGAGCGCCGGATCCGCGCGGTCACCCCGAACCCGGGCGCCTGGACCGTTGTCGGCGACCTGCGGATCAAACTCGGGCCCGTCACTATCGACGCATCGGACCCGCTGCCGCCCGGCGCAATCCGGGTCGACCGCGGCGGCGTGCGGATCGGAACGGCCTCTGCGCCCGTACTGCTCGGCACCGTTCAACCGCCGGGCAAGAAACAGATGGATGCGGCGGCATGGGCGCGCGGGGCTCGCCTCGACGAATCGGCAACGGCCTCATGACGAAACCGCGAGGGCCGCGCCGTAAGCCACTCGACCCGGCACGTCGCGCGGCGTTTGACGTGCTGCGGGCGGTTTCGGATCGTGACGCCTACGCCAATCTCGTGTTGCCCGCACTGCTGCGCGAGCGGGGTATCACCGGCCGCGACGCCGCGTTCGCCACCGAACTGACCTACGGGACGTGCCGCACCCGCGGAGTTCTCGACGCAGTCATCGCCGAGGCCGCCGGACGCCCGACGGACCGCATCAGCCAGGTCCTGCTCGACCTGCTTCGGCTTGGCACCTACCAACTGCTGCGCACACACGTCGACGCCCACGCGGCGGTGTCCACCACCGTCGAGCAGGCGGGAATCGAATTCGATTCGGCGCGTGCCGGATTCGTCAACGGCGTGCTGCGCACCATCGCCAGGCGGGAACCGCAGTCCTGGATCGACGAGCTCGCACCACCGGCGGACTCCGACCCCGTCGGCCACATGGCGTTCGTGCACGCCCACCCGCGGTGGATCGCCCAGGCGTTCGCCGATGCGCTCGGCGCGCGGGCCGGAGAACTCGACGCGTTGTTGACCGCCGACGACGACCGTCCCCTCGTTCACCTCGCCGCCCGGCCCGGCGCGCTGACCGCAGAGGAACTCGCGTCGTCGGTCGACGGAACAGTCGGCCGCTACTCGCCTTATGCGGTGTATCTGGCCGGGGGAGACCCGGGAGCACTGGACGCGGTCCGCGACGGCGTCGCGCTCGTCCAGGACGAGGGCAGCCAACTGGTGGCAAGGGCGCTCACGCTCGCGCCCGTCGACGACGACGGCGGGCGATGGCTGGATCTGTGCGCGGGTCCGGGCGGCAAGACTGCGCTGCTGGCCGCGATCGGCGCGCAGTCGGGCGCCCGGGTTACCGCGATCGAGCCGAACTCGCGACGCGCCGATTTCGTGGAACACAACACCAGAGGCCTGCCCGTGGAGGTGCTGCGCGTCGACGGCCGCGAGCCCGGTATCGAGCAGGGCTTCGACCGTGTGCTCGTCGATGCCCCGTGCACCGGCCTCGGCGCGCTGCGTCGACGGCCGGAGGCGCGCTGGCGCAGGCAACCGGCAGACGTGCCCGCACTGATGCGGCTGCAGCGCGAACTGCTGGCCTCGGCGATCAGGCTGACCCGGCCGGGCGGTGTCGTGCTCTACGCCACCTGTTCACCGCACCTCTCCGAGACGATCGGTGTGGTGGCCGACGCGCTGCGCCGTCATCCGGTGACGGCGCTGGACACCCGGATGCTGTTCGACGGGGTCGAAGACCTCGGTGACGGGCCGTACGTGCAACTCTGGCCGCACCGGCACGGCACCGACGCGATGTTCGCGGCGGCTCTCGAAGTAGGGTGAGCCCATGTCGCGACCGCTCATAGCCCCGTCGATCCTGGCCGCCGACTTCTCCCGGCTGGCCGATGAGGTGGCGGCGGTGAAGGGCGCCGACTGGGTGCACGTCGACGTGATGGACAACCACTTCGTGCCGAACCTGACGCTCGGTCTGCCGGTGGTCGAGAGCCTGTTGCCGACGACCGACATCCCGATGGACTGCCATCTGATGATCGACAACCCGGACAGGTGGGCGCCGCCGTATGCCGAGGCGGGCGCCTACAACGTGACCTTCCATGCCGAGGCGACCGACAATCCGATCGGCGTCGCCCGCGACATCCGCGCGGCAGGCGCCAAGGCGGGCATCTCCGTCAAACCCGGCACTCCGCTCGAGCCGTACCTGGAGATCCTGCCCGAGTTCGACACCCTGCTGATCATGTCCGTCGAACCGGGCTTCGGCGGCCAGAAGTTCATTCCCGAGGTGCTGCCGAAGGTGGCGATCGCGCGCAGGCTGGTGGATGCGGGTGAGCTGACGATCCTCGTCGAGATCGACGGCGGCATCAACGCCGAGACCATCGAAGACGCCGCCGAGGCGGGCGTGGACTGCTTCGTCGCAGGATCGGCGGTGTACAGCGCCGAGGATCCGGCGACCGCCGTCGAGGCGCTCCGCAGGAAGGCCGCGACCGCGTCAAAACATCTGCGGCTATGACGTTCGACGCCGCGATGCGGCTGGCGGTCGAGCAGGCGGAGCTGGTCAAGGGCGGCACTTATCCGAATCCTCCTGTCGGCGCGGTGATCCTGGATCGAGACGGCGATATCGTCGGTGTCGGTGCGACCACGCCGACCGGTGGCCCGCACGCGGAGGTGGTGGCGCTGCGTCGGGCAGGCGCGCGTGCCGCGGGCGGTACGGCTGTGGTCACCCTCGAGCCGTGCAACCATCACGGCCGGACGCCGCCGTGCGTCGACGCCCTTGTCGCCGCGGGTATCACGACAGTCGTCTACGCCGTCAACGATCCTGCCGCCGAGGCGGCAGGGGGAGCGGTCAGGCTCTCCGGCTCCGGCGTGAACGTGATCGCCGGTGTGCTCGCCGACGAGGTCACGAGCGGACCGCTTCGCGAATGGCTGCACAAGCAGAAGACCGGAAGCCCGCACGTCACATGGAAATTCGCGACCAGCATAGATGGCCGCAGCGCCGCCGCCGACGGCAGCAGTCAGTGGATCACCAGCGAGTCCGCCCGCGCTGACGTGCACCGCCGCCGCGCGGCCTGTGACGCCATCGTCGTCGGGACGGGGACGGTGTTCATCGACGATCCGAAGCTGACAGCACGGCTGCCCGATGGCACCCTCGCCGAGCGGCAGCCGCTGCGCGTCGTGGTGGGTCAGCGCGAGATATCGCCCGACGCCAATGTTCTCAACGACGACACCCGCACGATGGTGATCCGCACGCGCGATCCGCACGAGGTGATCAAGGCGCTCTCCGATCGCACGGACGTGCTCATCGAGGGCGGTCCGACGTTGGCGGGCGCGTTTCTGCGGGCGGGCGTGATCGACAGGATCCTTGCCTACATCGCGCCGATTCTGTTGGGCGGTCCGATAACCGCGATCGACGACGTCGGAGTGCTGTCCATCGCGCATGCGCAGCGATGGCGGTTCGACGGGATCGAGCCCATCGGTCCGGACATCCTTCTCAGTCTGGTTCCCGAGTAGTCGGATCGTCGTCGATGTCGAGCGGACGGTGCTCGATCAGGTCCCGGATTCCGCCTGCGCCGAGGCGTTCCCGGAACGTCGCGACCGTGTAGCTGGTCAGCGTGACGTCGGTGCGCGCTCGCGCAGTCGCCGAACGGGGCATGTGAAACAGCGGGCCGAGCTCACCGAAGTAGTCGCCGGGATCTGCGACCCACAGCAGTTCCTCACCGCCCCCGGCCAGTTCGCGCACGATCTCGACTTCGCCATCGGAGACGACGTAGATGCAGTCGCCCATGGTGCCTTCCTCGAACAGCACTTCGCCCTTCTCCAGCTGGACGGTTGAGGGCGGTCGGTTGGTTTCCGCGAAGTCGGGCACGAGCTCGACCACCCGGTCGGCCAGCGGCAGGATGCGGCTGTCGTGGGTGGCGACGACGACCATCCGCTCGCCGGATGCGAGTTCTCGGATAAGCCGCAGCACCTCCTCGACCTGGATGAAGTCGAGGTGCGCGGTCGGCTCATCGGCCAGGATCAACGGCGGGTCCAACGCGATCGCCCTGGCGACCGCGACCCGCTGTTGCTGACCGCCACTGAGGTCGCTCGGCCGGTGGGTCGCCCTGTCCTCGAGCCCGACGCGCGCTAGCAGCTGTTCGGCCTTCTCGCGCGCCGCCTGCCGCGGCATACCCGCCGAGCGCAGTGGCACCATCACGTTCTCCAGCGCGCTCAGGCTGGGCACGAGGTTGAAGGCCTGGAAGACGATGCCGACGGTCTCGCGCCGGTACTTCGACAACCCCTTTGCGTCGAGCGACGTGACATCAACGTCGCCGAACTTGATCGCGCCCGCGGATGGCTTGAGGATCCCGCCCAGACACGACAGCAGAGTCGTCTTCCCACATCCACTCGGGCCCAACAGGATAACGAGTGAGCCCGCGGCAACGTCGAGGTTGAAGCCGTCCAGCGGACGGACGGCGTATCCGCCGCTGGAGTATTCGACCACCAGGTCCTGGATGCTCAGATCGCCCACGGCTCTAAGGACCTCCGAACGCCATCGCCGGATCGACGGACACCGCGCGACGCAGTCCGGTGCCGCTCGCGATCAAGCCGAAAACCACCGCGATCACCGGCAGGACGACGTAGGCGTAGCCGGGCACGATGACCTGCATGGGGAAGATGGGTCCGAGCAGTGCCGAGAGCACGACGCCGACCACGACGGCAGACAGCGCGACGACGATCGCCTGCAGCGCCAGTCCAGCCGCGATCGAACCCGTCGGGACGCCGATCGCCTTGTACACCGCGAAATCCCGCAGGCGTTCCAGCGCGGAAAGGTAGATCACCGAGCCCACGATGAGAGCGGCGACGATCCAGAGCAGAATCGCCACGATCGTGATCGAATTGACCGCTACCTTGAGCGGTCGGAGCAGGTCGGCGATCGCGCCTTCGCGGTCGATTGCCTTGTACCCTCGCGGTACCTGATCGAGCGTGCCCCTGATCCCGATGGACGCCACCAGCGGTTGCCCGCCGTACACGAGCTGTTGAGCGCCCTGGGTGGTGAGGAAGATGTTGGGCAGGTTGGCCAGTGCCGTGGAGTTCTCCACAATGCCGACGATGCGCAGTCGGCGCGAAGCGATCTGGATGTCCTCGCCCTCGTTCCGCTCCAGCGTGCTCGACACCGCGACCTCGTCCGGGTTCGTCGGAGGCCGCCCCTCCGAAACGGGGGGCATGCCGGGGCCCTTCTCCGGTGCACCGAACAGATCGGCGTTTCGGGTCGCGTCGCCCAGCGTCACCGTGCCGCCCGCGTAGACCAACGGGGCGGCGGCTTGCACACCGGGGGAGCCGGCGATCCGGCGGAGGTCGACCGGGGCGAAGGGCGTGGCGCCGACGAACGGGCCGGATGCGCCGTCTTTGACGAGGAACAGATCGGCACCGAGAGAGTCGACGGTGCGCTGCGCCTCTGCCCGGAAGCCGTTCGCCAGCCCGGTCAACACCAAAGTCATGCCGAAGATGATGGCGGTGGAGAGGATCGCGATGACGAAACGCCGCTTTCGCCATTGCATGTCGCGCAGCGCGGCGAGCAGCATGTACGCGACGCTACCGACGCCCGCGCGGTTGCGGGTCGGGTTCGCGTACGTCGTGTCGTGCGCGTTCAGCGGCCAGCGGCGAATGTTCCGACCAACGTTTTGCAGAATGCGGGCAGATCGTCGGGCTTTCGGCTGGACACCAGGGTGTTGGGTCCGCGCGAGCACACCACCACTTCCTCGTCGACCCAATTGGCGCCCGCGTTGAGCAGATCTATGCGCAGGCTCGGCCACGACGTGATCATCCGGCCGCGTACCACGTCGGCGTCGATCATGGTCCACGGGGCGTGGCAGATGGCCGCCACGGGTCGTCCGGTGTCGAAGAAACTGCGGGTGAAGTGCACCGCTGCCGCGTTCCCACGCAGGAAGTCGGGGTTCGCGACGCCACCGGGCAACACCAGCCCGTCGTACTCGGCCGCGGCGACGGAATTGGCCGCCTTGTCCGCCTCGAACGTGTCGGCGGGCGTCAGGTGGTTGAACGCCTGGATTTTGCCCACCTCGGTGGACACCAGTTCCGGTGTGCCGCCCGCTTTCTCGACGGCCTTCCAGGGCTCGGTCAACTCGACCTGCTCGACGCCTTCTGGGGCGACGAGGAAGGCGATGCGCTTACCGGCCAAAGTGGTGGTCATGTCTGCCTCTTTCCTTTTGTCGCGTGGTCGGCCGCATACCCACGCGATTGGGGAGGCAATCATGTGTCGATCAGTCGATCGACACCTCGCGACCCTCGATCGCATCGCGCACGCCTGCCGGGCCGAGGCGCTCGCGGAAGGCCTTTCCGGTGTAGCCGGTCACCGTGGCGTCGGTGCGGGCCCGCACGGTGGCCGAGCGGGGCAGCCCGAACAGCGTTCCGATCTCACCGAAGTAGTCACCCGCGGTCGCGACGCGAAGCAATTCCTCACCGCCGTCGGCCAATTGGCGGACGATCTCGAACTCGCCCGCGTCGACGACGTAGATGAGATCGCCCATCGAACCCTGCTCGAACAGCACCTCACCGGGTGACAGCCGGATGGCTTCCGGCGGCCGATCCGTTGTCGCCACGTGTGGTACCAGTTCGACCACCCGGTCGGCGAGCGGCAGCATCCGGGTGTCGTGAGTCGCCACCACGACGAGGCGGTCACCGGAGGCGAGTTCGCGGATCAGCCGCAGCACCTCTTCGACCTGAATGAAGTCCAGGTGCGCGGTCGGCTCGTCGGCCAGGATCAGCGGCGGGTCGAGCGCGATGGCGCGCGCGACGGCGACCCGCTGTTGCTGCCCGCCGCTGAGGTCGCCGGGGCGGTGCCGCATCCGGTCCTTCAGGCCGACCCGCTCCAGCAGTTCCTCGGCGCGCCTGCGTGACTCCTTGCTCTTCACCCCCGCCGCGTCCATCGGCACCATGACGTTCTCCAGCGCGGTCAGGCTGGCCAACAGGTTGAAGGCCTGGAACACGATGCCGACGGTCCGGCGCCGGTACAACGTCAGTGCGGGCGCAGCCAATCCGGTCACGTCCACATTCCCGAGAGCGATACGGCCCGACGTCGGGCGCAGGATGCCGCCCAGACACGACAGCAGGGTGGTTTTGCCACAACCGCTCGGACCAAGCAGCAGCGCCAGCGAGCCCGCTTTGACCTCGAGGTTGAGCCCGTCGATCGGCCGCACCGCGTAGCCACCGCTGTTGTACTCGACGACAAGATCGTCGATACGGAGATCGCCCATCACGGCCCCCCGAACGCGAGCGCGGGATCGATGGTCACCGCACGCCGCATTCCGGCGATGCTCGCGAGCAGCCCGATCAGCACCCCGACGACGGGCAACAACAGATATGCCGATGTCGGCACCACCACCCGCATCGGGAACAGCGGCCCGAGCACCAACGAGACAACTCCGCCCAGCACCGCGGCGACCACCGCGACGACGACGGCCTGCAGGCACAACCCGGCCAACACTGATCGTGTCGAGACACCAACTGCCTTGAGCACGGCGAAGTCTCGGGTGCGTTCGAGCGCGGAGAGGTAGATCACCGAGCCAACGATGAGCGCGGCGACGATCCACAGCAGAACCGCGATCATCGTGATCGCCGAGACCGCGGCCGTCATCGGTCGCAACAGGTCCGCCACCGCACCGGCCCGATCGATCGTTTTGAATCCCGTCGGCACCTGTTCGGGGGAGCCGTGGATGCCGATGGACGTCACGATCGGTTGCGCGCTGTAACCCAACTGCTGTGCGCCGTCGACGGTCAGAAAAATATTCGGTTGGCCGGCCAGGGCGGTGGAGTCGTCGACGATGCCGACGATTCGTAAAGCCCGCGAACCGATTTCGAGATCGTCGCCCACCCTGGCGCCGAGGATGCTCGACACCGCCGCTTCGTCAGAGTCCGACGGCGGGCGACCGCTCGCGACCGCCGGCATCCCCTGGCCGTCGGCGGGGGCGCCGAACACGTTGACGTTCCTCGTCGAGTCGCCGTCGGGCACGGTCGTCGCCGTGTAGACGAGCGGAACCGCGGCGGTGACGCCCGGAATCCGCGACGCCGTTGCAACTTCGGTCTGCGGGAACGGCGGTGAGCCGATGAACGGACCGGCGGGCCCGGACTTCACCAGGTAGGTGTCGAAGCCCAATGCATCGACGGTGTCGTCGGCCTCGACGCGAAAACCGTTGGAGAGTCCCGTGAGTACGAGCGTCATCGCGAACACCAGTCCGGTGCCCACGATCGCGATCACGAACCGCCGTCGTCGCCATTGCAGGTCGCGCAGCGTCACACGCAACATGTGGTGACGCTACGTCAGCGCCGAGACTTCTGGTGGGTCGTTTGCCGGATGAAGTCAAATGTGACGAAAACTACTGTGGAATACTGACTGTCGCAGGCCCGGTTATCTCCGGTCAGGACGGTAGAATCGATCGGGAACCGGCCATCAGGCCTGATACATCGCGCTTTCACCGCTGAGTGGCGCACCTGGTGAGCACGAACAAAGGAACGAGCGTGACTGCATTGCAGGACTGGCTCAACATTCGCCCCTTCGACCCGAGGGATCACGTCAAAGCGTTCATCTGCGCGTTGCGTGGCGATTCCGCGAACGACACCGCGGACGTCGTCGCCGAACCGGTGCTGATCCGGCCCGGCGTCGAACGCTGCTGATTCCTCAGCGCCGGTGCCGGCGCGGCGCTGAGTCGGGCGGTGCCGCGCCGATCATCTGCGTGGGGGTGTCGTCGCCGTCGACGCCGGGCGCGCCAGTCACCGGTTCGTCGGCATGCTCGTGGCGTCCGCTGATCAGCAGCGCGAGAACAGCGCCGACGACGCAGACGATAGCGGTGATGCCGAACATCTCGCCGTACTGCATGGCGAATGCGGTCTTGTACTTCGCCGCCTCGGCAGCGAGCTTGGCCGCCAGATTGTCGGCTTTCGGCGCGGGCAACGACTGCAGGATCTGATTGAACCTGTACAGGCCCCATGCGCTCAGCCCGGCGATCCCCACCAGCATGCCGATCATCCTGGCCACCACGACTGCCGCCGAGGCGATGCCGTGCTGGGCGGACGGCACCACGCGCAGCGTCGCCGACGTCAGCGGGCCGATCACCAGGCCGAGTCCCAGGCCGGCGATGGCCAGGTCGGTGTCGAGCACCGGCAGCGCCACGAACCCGAGGTCGTGACGGGCGGCCAGCAGATTGACCGGCCACTGCGCTATCAGGTAATAGCCGCCCGCGGCGATCAGCAGGCCGATACAGGCCACTGCCCGATCGCCGATCCTGGTGGCGATCCAGCCGCCGAGTAGCGCGCCGATCGGCAGGGCGATGAGGAAGCGCAGCAAAAGGAAGGCGGCTTCGTTCTGATCCTGGCCGAGGACGCCCTGGCCGAAGAGTTCGACGTTGACGAGCGTCACCATCAACGCGGCGCCCGCCGTCAAGGACGCGCCGAGCGCGGCCAGGAACGGACGGAAAACCACGCCGGCGGGGTCGATAAGCCGGGTAGTGGCGAAGCGTTCCCACACGAAGAAGGCGACGGCTGCGACGAGCGCGCC is a genomic window of Mycobacterium sp. ITM-2016-00318 containing:
- a CDS encoding ATP-binding cassette domain-containing protein, producing the protein MGDLSIQDLVVEYSSGGYAVRPLDGFNLDVAAGSLVILLGPSGCGKTTLLSCLGGILKPSAGAIKFGDVDVTSLDAKGLSKYRRETVGIVFQAFNLVPSLSALENVMVPLRSAGMPRQAAREKAEQLLARVGLEDRATHRPSDLSGGQQQRVAVARAIALDPPLILADEPTAHLDFIQVEEVLRLIRELASGERMVVVATHDSRILPLADRVVELVPDFAETNRPPSTVQLEKGEVLFEEGTMGDCIYVVSDGEVEIVRELAGGGEELLWVADPGDYFGELGPLFHMPRSATARARTDVTLTSYTVATFRERLGAGGIRDLIEHRPLDIDDDPTTREPD
- the ribD gene encoding bifunctional diaminohydroxyphosphoribosylaminopyrimidine deaminase/5-amino-6-(5-phosphoribosylamino)uracil reductase RibD; protein product: MTFDAAMRLAVEQAELVKGGTYPNPPVGAVILDRDGDIVGVGATTPTGGPHAEVVALRRAGARAAGGTAVVTLEPCNHHGRTPPCVDALVAAGITTVVYAVNDPAAEAAGGAVRLSGSGVNVIAGVLADEVTSGPLREWLHKQKTGSPHVTWKFATSIDGRSAAADGSSQWITSESARADVHRRRAACDAIVVGTGTVFIDDPKLTARLPDGTLAERQPLRVVVGQREISPDANVLNDDTRTMVIRTRDPHEVIKALSDRTDVLIEGGPTLAGAFLRAGVIDRILAYIAPILLGGPITAIDDVGVLSIAHAQRWRFDGIEPIGPDILLSLVPE
- the rpe gene encoding ribulose-phosphate 3-epimerase; this encodes MSRPLIAPSILAADFSRLADEVAAVKGADWVHVDVMDNHFVPNLTLGLPVVESLLPTTDIPMDCHLMIDNPDRWAPPYAEAGAYNVTFHAEATDNPIGVARDIRAAGAKAGISVKPGTPLEPYLEILPEFDTLLIMSVEPGFGGQKFIPEVLPKVAIARRLVDAGELTILVEIDGGINAETIEDAAEAGVDCFVAGSAVYSAEDPATAVEALRRKAATASKHLRL
- a CDS encoding ATP-binding cassette domain-containing protein, with the translated sequence MGDLRIDDLVVEYNSGGYAVRPIDGLNLEVKAGSLALLLGPSGCGKTTLLSCLGGILRPTSGRIALGNVDVTGLAAPALTLYRRRTVGIVFQAFNLLASLTALENVMVPMDAAGVKSKESRRRAEELLERVGLKDRMRHRPGDLSGGQQQRVAVARAIALDPPLILADEPTAHLDFIQVEEVLRLIRELASGDRLVVVATHDTRMLPLADRVVELVPHVATTDRPPEAIRLSPGEVLFEQGSMGDLIYVVDAGEFEIVRQLADGGEELLRVATAGDYFGEIGTLFGLPRSATVRARTDATVTGYTGKAFRERLGPAGVRDAIEGREVSID
- a CDS encoding type 1 glutamine amidotransferase domain-containing protein; the encoded protein is MTTTLAGKRIAFLVAPEGVEQVELTEPWKAVEKAGGTPELVSTEVGKIQAFNHLTPADTFEADKAANSVAAAEYDGLVLPGGVANPDFLRGNAAAVHFTRSFFDTGRPVAAICHAPWTMIDADVVRGRMITSWPSLRIDLLNAGANWVDEEVVVCSRGPNTLVSSRKPDDLPAFCKTLVGTFAAGR
- a CDS encoding ABC transporter permease produces the protein MLLAALRDMQWRKRRFVIAILSTAIIFGMTLVLTGLANGFRAEAQRTVDSLGADLFLVKDGASGPFVGATPFAPVDLRRIAGSPGVQAAAPLVYAGGTVTLGDATRNADLFGAPEKGPGMPPVSEGRPPTNPDEVAVSSTLERNEGEDIQIASRRLRIVGIVENSTALANLPNIFLTTQGAQQLVYGGQPLVASIGIRGTLDQVPRGYKAIDREGAIADLLRPLKVAVNSITIVAILLWIVAALIVGSVIYLSALERLRDFAVYKAIGVPTGSIAAGLALQAIVVALSAVVVGVVLSALLGPIFPMQVIVPGYAYVVLPVIAVVFGLIASGTGLRRAVSVDPAMAFGGP